ATTGGCGAACAAGGAGAACCACAACAAATTGTTAATCAGCCCCAAACAAATGAATTGCAACGTTTTTTAAACGTAATTAGAGAAGTCTAGTGTAATGTCGCACTAGGCTTTTTTATTTTGGTTAATTTATTACACTAATATTATAAAGACTGCTGATTAGTTAGATGTGCAATAATTCGGAATTTTTAGCGAATCACATTACACATCTACAAATAATAGAAAGCGTTTACAATATAAATGTGAGGAGGCATTACAGTTGCTAAGTATGAGACAACGACAAATTCTTGATTTTGTATCTGCACAAGGACAATATGTTTCGGTTCATGATCTAGCCAAGCAATTTCAAGTTTCTGCACGCACCATTCAGTATGATATAGAGTTAATTGAAAACATGATTGATACGTTGCACATAACTTTGGAAAGAAATAAGGCCAATGGGATTAAGATAATTAATACACGTCAGCAAACAACTAATTCTGAATCAGCTCAAAACAGAGTTATACATTATGCTAAAAGTGAACGTATATTATATATCATTTTAAAATTATTCGAGTCATCACTGCCTACGTCCTCACAATCATTTGCTGCAATGGTATCAGTATCTCGTAGAACAATCGTAGAAGATTTGAAAGATGTACAAAAATGGCTAGCCTCACAAAAATTAAATTTAACTTACGTAAAGAATAAAGGGTTTATTATTGAAGGTGATGAACATAACTTTAGAAAAGCCTATGCAACACGTGTTAATGAGTATTTTCAAACGCATACGCACCAAATAGGAAACCATTTATTTTCTAATGATGATTTAAAACAAATTCGTCTAACCGTTACTACAACTTTAATGGAGCATCGATATCAATTGGTTCAAAGTGCAATAGATGGTTTGATTTATCATATTTTAATCGCTATTCACCGTACCAAAGAAGCATATACTTTTGAAATTCCTCAAGCAGAATATGATCGACTCGCTCAAACTGAACAATTTTATATAGCGACACTTATTGCACAACGTCTGGAATTGGTGTTTGATATTCAATTTCCGACAAGTGAAGCAGCGTTTATTACTTTACATTTATTGGGCGCTAAAAGTGTTGAAGAAAATACAATGTTAGAGCGCTCCGATAATTTGGAAGTATTAGGTTATGAACTTATAGAGCATATGAGCGGTGAACTAGGCGTTGATTTGATGGCTGATAATAAATTATTAAATGGTTTAATCGTCCATCTTCAACCTGCGATATATCGTATGCAGTTCAACATGAGTCATGTAAATCCATTGTTGCATGATATTCATGCTCAATACGAACATATTGTAGAGGCACTCAATAGACATTTAAGTGCAATTGAATCAGCCTATAATATTCAATTTGATGATCACGAAATTGCTTATATTAC
The genomic region above belongs to Staphylococcus durrellii and contains:
- a CDS encoding BglG family transcription antiterminator, with translation MRQRQILDFVSAQGQYVSVHDLAKQFQVSARTIQYDIELIENMIDTLHITLERNKANGIKIINTRQQTTNSESAQNRVIHYAKSERILYIILKLFESSLPTSSQSFAAMVSVSRRTIVEDLKDVQKWLASQKLNLTYVKNKGFIIEGDEHNFRKAYATRVNEYFQTHTHQIGNHLFSNDDLKQIRLTVTTTLMEHRYQLVQSAIDGLIYHILIAIHRTKEAYTFEIPQAEYDRLAQTEQFYIATLIAQRLELVFDIQFPTSEAAFITLHLLGAKSVEENTMLERSDNLEVLGYELIEHMSGELGVDLMADNKLLNGLIVHLQPAIYRMQFNMSHVNPLLHDIHAQYEHIVEALNRHLSAIESAYNIQFDDHEIAYITLHFASAIERGTSLKKKSIKVVLLCGSGIGTSQLLKSKIINIYPELEVVDAYSIYEISENQLTHDGIDYVISTVPVKSLSVPVVNVSPFLAAEDRIKLNNIINNAREQYVNSIKSVGPTLNQVLSQANILTDQPKVCRDAAIYQGVELLVKQGIVDTTYAKAVIEQLDKFGPYMVISPHIALVHAHHGHVNQGVGFSLVHYNEGIDFNHNQYDPVYIVITLATEQPKIHLNALRQLSELLMDNNKRQILLQGELNQIIESIDEVSET